ACCAAGAAAAATTTGATCTTATCGATCAAATCGGAGACGAATTAGCAGATACAATTAATGCATCTGCCTTATCGAGAAATGATAAAATCGATTTATGTGCACAGATCTCCTATTTATATAAAGATCAAGTATCTGCTGTAGATTCTTTTAATGTTGTTGTTGATGCAACTATTTTCGTCAACAGTCACCAAGAGGCTATTTTCGATCAGATATCTAATTTAGTATCCTCCTTGATGGGGGTATTTGCTCCTATCAACTTAGGACAAGTGACTACGGAGATCAGTAGTGCGGCCATAGCCGGAGCATTACAAGCTGTCCGTGCAATCAATTCTAGGTTCAATGATCTAACAGATGCACAACAAAAATTAGTCAATGATGCTTTTAAAACACTAACAACGTTCAAAGCTCCTAGTTATATAGGGGCGATATGGGCCTATTTTGTTGCTTCGACTGTATTAGCTACTAATACAACAGCTTCAATGGAGAATATTGGTGCTGTCATAAGAGAAGCGGCAAAAGAGATGGGGAGCTCAAAACTTGATATAGCCTCCTCTATTAAGACTACAATGGAGAACATTGTATCAGCAAATGGGCAGTTTAAACCGGGGAATACTGATAACGGGCAAGAAGAAACTTATACAATTTATTCACAACAAAACGGCTCTGGAGTAAAAATCAATGCCCAGCTTTTAAATCGTGGAAACGTAGGATTTTTACCTAAAATAACGGTTGCAGCCAACGCGCATGCAGAAAGTACAGCTAGAGCTTATTTCGCATTTAAAGGACTAGCTGGAGTACAAATAGCACAACTCCAATCTAAGATAGATGAATCCCGAGGGCAACTTAAGGATTATCAAGCTTTAAAGGCAGAGCTCTATAAGGATCAATTATATGCACAATCTAATGAGCTGCAAGCGATGGCATTACCTTCAGCTGTGGCTTCGGTATTAATCGATCGTTATATGCCTAAGGAAGTGGGTTTTTTAAATGGTATTTACGATCAGCTGTACTATAGCAACCTCGGATCGTCAGTTGGAAATGCAATGATAGACGTTATTTCCGAGTATGTGAACGCGGCTACATATTTCAATTTTGCCAGTTATGTGGGTCAGCAACCTGCTGTAGGACAGAAAGGTAAAGATGTATTTCCTGGAACTGCGGATAGCGCGAGAAATAAATTAGAAACAGAACGAAAAAAAGCAGCTGCCTATCTTAAAAGTACGCAAGATGCAAAAATAGTATTGGAAGAGCAGGTAAAAAGAGTCACTGAAGATTCCAAAATTTCGAATGAGCAACGTACACGCATCATCGATTCTTTAAATAACTACAGAGATAATTTGAATGTGATATCAGGATCTTTAGTCTTGTTACAAAACTATTTAGCTCCTTTAGGTGTGAGTGAAGGTGAAGTTGCTGGAACGTTTCAAGTTACCGGTGGAGAAGAACAATGGCAGGCACGACTGGAGATTTTAGAAGATGCGTTAGTATCTGGGTTATCAGGTAATGCTATCAGTGGGGGGATGTTCCCATTACAAGCTACTATACAATCAGATCAGCAGTCTTATGCCGACATGGGACAGAACTACCAGCTAGAGTTACAAATGCACCTAACGTCTATGCAGCAAGAATGGACCGTTGTCGCGACATCTTTACAGGTGTTAAATCAGATGTATCTGAGTTTGGCAAGAAGTTTGATGGGCAATTTATAAGATTTTTCTTATAGGCAACCAGGGTTTGGCATGATTTTCGCTCCTTATTTTCTTGTGAAAGGAAGAAATAGAAGGGAGGGAGTTATGACCACGCCACAGATGCAACAAGAATTAGCTCGTTTAGAATTCATTAATGATCAGCTGCGTACAGAGCTAGAGTATGTCAACACGCTGTTGTGTGATATAGGATTCCCTGAAGGATTAACTACGATCAAAGCGATAGCGAAAGAAGTGCTTACAGACGAGGATTTGTTAGACTAATAAGAGAATGAATCTCCAAGGTAGTGCTGCTTTACCATAGGGTTGGCTATCATTTGTGAGGAAGAACCTTCGAAGAAGATCTTTCCATCAATAATGAGATAGCACCGATCAGCTATGGAAAGTAATTCTTTGGCATTATGGTCTGTAATAAGAATACCAATACCTCGACTGGAAAGAATTTTGATTAGGTATTTTACATTTTGAATGACGAGAGGATCAACGTTTGCAAATGGCTCGTCAAGTAAAAGAACACTAGGATTTAAAGCTAATACGCAGGCGATTTCTAATCTCCGTCGTTCTCCCCCAGAGAGTGTTCCGGCTTTTTTGTTGATGCAAGAGGCCAGTTGTAAATCATCTATCAATGTATCTAGAAGATGGGATTGTTGTTTTCTTGCTTTATAGATAATCTCTAGAATGCAAATTAAGTTTTCTTTTACTGTCAGATCCTTAAATACCGTGGGCTCTTGAGCTAGATAACCAATTCCCAATCTTGCTCGATAGTCCATAGTTCTTTTAGTCACATCCGTATTTTTGAATATGATTTTCCCGGAATCGGGACGGATTAAACCTACAGTAAGGTAAAATGCAGTTGTTTTCCCTGCGCCATTAGGACCTAGTAGACCAACCACTTCCCCAGCATTGACTTCAAAAGAGACGTCGTTAGTCACAGGCTTCTTGTTATACTTTTTTACTAAATTACATACGGAAAGTATCGGCATAAAAAACTCATTTTCTCAATAAAGACAGCGACAAAGTTTTCATGCCTCCTACAGCGCGCTCTTCAGGAGCATGGGGATCAGGGTGGATAGGATCTACATGAAAGCGACAATCATAAATATTTAAAGAGCAGTCTTGGTAATTTAACAGACCGCCGTTGCCCTGAAACGTCATCAGTTTGTCTAAGTCTTGGGTATGGATATGCCCAGAAAGTTTAGACAGAGCCTCTTGACAAGCATAATTTGCATCAGAGAAATGCAGTTCCATACAAGATTTATCCACATGGCAGTTGAAAAACTGCCGTTCAGGAGAAGTGATCTGTTTGTGTACCCCAAGTTTTTTTATTTTTAGAAAAGGAGGAGCTTTTTCAAAATGCTTGTTCATGCAAGAAACATCGCAAATGCTATCTACTTTGATTATAGCCACTATTGTTGTACAGGCAATCCCAAGTATTGCTAATGAGCAGAACAAGCCGTAGAACAAAAATTTGGTCATACTGAGGCCATCTCAAACGAACGTACACATTGATACAGCTGATTCCATACCGGAAGGAGAACTTCAAAAGCTTTTAAAGATAACATAGAAGCGGCATCACTTTTTGCTATCGCAGGATTCGTATGCGTTTCTATGAATAAACCATGAGCTCCTGCAGCTAGAGCAGCTCGTGTTAATGTGGGTATAAACTCTGTCTGCCCACCGCTATGGGTTTTTAACCCCCCAGGAAGCTGTACAGAATGTGTCCCATCGAAAACTACGGGGAAACCCATCTTCGAGAGAACAGCAATCGCACGCATATCTGAAACCAGATTGTTGTAACCAAAAGAGCAGCCGCGCTCAGTTAAAATAATCTTGGAATTTCCGGTAGAGAGGACTTTGTCTACAGGGCCTTGCATATCCCAGGGAGAGAGAAATTGCCCTTTTTTAATGTTAATAACTGCTTGGGTTTCAGCAGCAGCAACGAGAAGATCTGTTTGACGGCATAGAAATGCAGGGATTTGAAGAATATCACACACCTCTGCTGCGGCACGCGCTTCCTCTGGCGAGTGCACATCCGTGAGGATTTCTACACCAAAAGTTTGTTTAACTTTGGATAGGATTCTCAACCCCTCTTTTAACCCAGGGCCACGGTAAGAATGTATAGAAGAACGATTGGCTTTGTCGTAGCTACTTTTGAAAATCCAGTGGATGTGATCGGCATAGGGAGCAACTATCTCTTGGATTTTTGCGGCGATTTCTAACGTAGTTTCTTCTTCCTCTATAACACAAGGTCCCGCAATGAGGATCATCTTATCTGAGAACATCGTACGCCCTCTTTTTCTTTCATTAAAAAGCCACTATAGAGGTTTATTTTAAACAAGTCTACTCACGATTTTAAGGAGAGAACGCCCTTCGAGGAACACAAGGGAGTAGGAGAGCCGAGTCTTAAATTGACTTTTTTAGATAGAGATTTATACTATAGCTTGCATTATCCCCTTACTTAGGCCAAGGTCAATGTCTTTGGTCAAGAGTTCACATTTCTTAATAGATCTGGACCGATAGCTCAGTGGATAGAGCATTCGCCTTCTAAGCGAATGGTCGCAGGTTCAAATCCTGCTCGGTCCGAATTCCTTAAAGTTGAAAGCTATCAAATACAAGAAACGTCTCCCTTCTTTTTGCCTGCGGAGTTTCCGCAGGCGGAAACAGGACACATCCGGAAAGTACAAAATATTATAGAAAGTCTATCTAAAGGAGGAAGAGTCTATAACCTATTTATCTTCCATAATTTCTAAGCTAACTTTTACATTATTTCTACTAGCTACAGAGACCAGGAGAGTACGAATCGCTTTGATGGTGCGGCCCTCTTTTCCAATAATTTTGCCAATATCAGGTTTCGCAACAGTTAATTCGTAAATAATGGTGTGAGTGCCTTGAACTTCTTTAATGTGTACTTCCTCAGGGCGATCCACAAGGTTTTTGATAATGTAACTTAAAAAGTCTTTCATAAAGTAATCCTATAACTAAATTCGCGTTATCTGTGGGAGAACGGTAAAAAATCGAACTCGAAATTAATTTAATTTTAATTGGTCTGTTAAAATAATCAAACTTAATTAATGATCAAATTTATTTTATGATTGATTCAAATAATTGTTTGTTAATAACAGTTTTACTATTATAAAATTCTTTTATTATCAAGATCTTCATATCCCGGGGTAATTCTGTTGTTAAGTTTAGGTGTTTATGCGTCTGAGGGTGGATAAAATTCACGCTATAGGCGTGTAATTGTTGTTTGTCAAGACCATAACATGAGTTGGCAGAAGCTGATCCATACACCGGATCACCTAAAATTGGAGTGGATAGATGTTTCATATGCACTCTAAGTTGATGAGTTCGTCCTGTTTCTGGATGCAGGAGTACTAAACTGAATTTCCCATTGTAAGCGAGTACCTCGCAACGAGTAATAGCTTCTTTCCCTGTTGAGGAAACAGCCATTTCTTTGCGTTTCGTGTGATGTCTAGCTAATTTTGTATGGATTACAGAAGCTGATGGTTTCCCGACACAAATCGCTAAATAACTCTTTTTCAACTGTTTTGTCGCAAATAATTCACTGTAAATCATTTTTGCTTGGCGGGTTTTTGCCGTGATGAGTAATCCTGAAGTATCTTTGTCTAATCTGTGGATGATACCCGGTCTCCATGGCTCTTCAGGGAACTCTTGTTTGAGACGCTCTCCGATTTCATGAAGTAGAGCATGAACCACTGTACCTCGAGTGTGCCCAGGCGCAGGATGTACGACCATATCCCTAGGTTTATTTATAACGAGAATCATCTCATCTTCGTAGATTTTCTCTAGAGGGATAGCTTCGGGTAACAGTTCTGAAGGCTCTTCTTTTTCTTCAATAGTAATAGAGACGGTATCCCCAGGAACCAATTGTGTGGAAACTTTTGTCTGTATTTGCTCATTAATTGTCACCCGTTGATCTACAATGTGCTGTTGATAAAAAGCTCGAGAATATTTTGGGTTTTGCGAAACTAAAAACTTATCTAACCGATCTCGATTAGTTTCATTAACAATAAAAAAAAGAGGAGTATTTGATTGCATTGCAATGAACGGTTTTTATTAAAACATTTTAAAATAAAGAAGCTTATGGTTCTAGGGAAAAGCGAAAATAGATCTTTGTAAAATACATCTTAAAAAAATACTAATTTTATTCGGCTGTGATTGTTTTCAAGTATTTGTGTATCGAGATGGATCGCGAAATAAGAAGAATGCTGTTCAATGACTTTTTAATTTAAAATTTTAGTTGGTGAGAACTGGGAGCTCAATTTGTGTGAATTGCCGACAGGCTAGGAAAAGAAGAGAATCAACCGATGAACGTAAGAATGTATGGGTAAGAAGACTAGATACGTGATTCACAGCTTTCTGCCATTGTTCAAGAGTACAGGGGAAAGAAGAGATTTCTTTAGCAAGATAGGCAGTAGCATCGTAAGAAATGAGAGAAAGATAAAGATCCTGGTTTAAAAATGGAGCCCAACGTTTCGCAGAATTTAGAAAATATGCGAGGTCTTTTTCGCTTAAGGGTAGGGCTAGAAAGTAGGAGATTCCCATACTACTCTTTGTAAACAGAACGCATTTTTTTCGAGGCTTTTTGAGCACGATCCATTTCTTTATGGATGTTGCCAAACGAAGAAATCAAAATCGATTGAATGAACTGGTCATACATCTCTTTCCCTTTTTCTTCTCCCATTTTCTGAATAAGAGCTAGTCTTAGCTGATCCAAGGTGCGTACAGGACCTTCGAAAGTCGTGTTCGTGGGTGCGAGATATTCAGGAGTGGACGTCTCTTTTACCGGCGCAATTTCCTGAGTCTCAGCCTTTTTGATATTGATGTAACGTGGTTCCATAATCCTACAGACCTTGGTGGCTAACTTAATTATGCATTTTACTAAGGAAAGAACTTATTTTCTATAACCATAAAATAAAAAGTTTCAAAAAATAGAATTTTATTGTTTTTGATTACACTAAAGTTTGTTGTTTAAGAATGGATTTCTTTTGTTTTGAAAAAGATAGAACTTGAGTCTTTCTTTTCCCAAGTTCGCCATATTTTGCTGAAAGGCCTTTGAGATATTTGATGGTGAACTTTTTCATGTTGCTGAGATCTTTGTTTACAGCAGCTTGTTTTTTCTCTATTGCTGCAAGATCTTTGGTATAGCGATTTTCATTAAAGCAGAGAATTTTCTTAATGGCTAAGGAAGCAAGTTGCCCTGTTGCTTGTTTACTTGGAATTGTAGGTAAGCTAGAGAGAAAAGGCGCTAGAGCAGTCAAAACCGCTGCATGTAGATCTTCTTGAGACACCGTATTTTTTAACTTAGAGAGGTTTGCCCTCACCGTATCGTACAGACGGTATTTAATGAAAATATACTCCAGAGATTTATAATAATGTTCTTGAGCTAACTCATCCTGGAGTATCTCCAATTCTTTTTGGAGATAGCCTTCTAAAACTTCTGTGTGGAGTTTTAAAATTTCCGAGATGGAAGTCTCAACAGGTTTATTATTATAAATAGCCGTAGGTCTCGAGGTTAAAACCACTTGACATTCCGTATATTGGAATAAAGGTTCGATAATATCCTTAGCGTAAACGCCTTTAGGGAGTTTGATTTCTATGTGGGGTTGGTCTGTGGAGAAATCTTGAATCGAATCAATTTTGATCACACCACGTTTAGCTGCATTTTCTATAGAGCGGATTAGGGTTTCTGTTGTGGTTGATGGACAAATTTCTTTGATGATTAGGGTTTTTTGATCCACCGTTTGAATAGAAGCGCGCATGGTTATTGAGCCTAAGCCGTCTTGATATTCTGAGGCATCCATCACACCCCCCGAATAGAAATCAGGAAGCAAGGTAAAAGCACGATTATTTAAAATAGCAATTTGTGCTTCTATAAGCTCACAAAGATTATGCGGGAAGATTTTTGTCGTCATCCCTACAGCAATCCCTTCAACACCATGTAACAAAAGTAAGGGAAGCTTCGCAGGAAGGATATCAGGCTCCTTATCTCTTCCGTCATAGGAATCATGAAAAGACATCAAATCCGTATTGAATAAGATTTCTTTAGCTAGAGGGCTAAGACGTGCCTCGATATATCTCGCTGCGGCATGAGGGTCACCTGTTAGAGGATTCCCAAAGTTTCCTTGCATATCGATAAGGTAACCTTTATTTGCCAACACAACAAGAGCTTCGACAATCGGAGCATCCCCATGGGGATGTAGCGCCATAGTTCTACCGGCAATATTGGCAACTTTATGCATTTTGCCGTCGTCCATACAAAATAATGTCCACAGTAAGCGTCGCTGGACAGGTTTAAGGCCATCAAGGATATGAGGAATGGCTCTTTCTAAAATCACATACGATGCGTAATGCATAAAATGTGTTTTAAAAAGTTCTGAAACATCATGCATAAGCTATACGTTGGTAATCAGGTTATCCATAATAAATTGTTTCCGTTCTTTAGTGTTTTTCCCCATATAAAATTGTAAAAGGGACTCTAAAGATTCTGATGAACTAATTGTTACCGGGGTCAGACGCATATCCGCACCAATAAAGGTTTTAAATTCTTTAGGAGAGATTTCTCCTAACCCTTTAAATCGCGTGACTTCTAAATGCGCTTCTTTTTTCCCTAATTTCTGTATTGCCTGAGTCTTTTCCTGATCTGAGTAGCAATACAGTGTCGTATCCTTATAACGAACTTTAAATAGAGGCGTCTCTAAAATAAACAGGTGGTGGTTTTCAACAACGGATACGAAAGTTTTTAAAAAGAATGTAATTAATAAATTCCGGATATGCATGCCATCCACATCAGCGTCGGTGGCAAGGATGATTTTGTTATAACGCAAGTGTTGCGTGCTATTTTTTGTAATACCTAGTGCCGTGGCTAGGTAAAATAACTCGTCGTTTTTGTACACTTTCTCTTCTTCTAAAGAAAAAACGTTCATAGGTTTCCCTCGAAGAGAAAATACCGCTTGTGTCAGCGGATTTCTTGAGGATAAAATCGAGGCAGAAGCAGACTCTCCTTCCGTCACAAAAATCGATGACGCCTCGCCATAAAGAGAACGCTCATTATAGTGGAACTTACAATCACGAAGTTGCGGAATTTTATAATGCAGTTTCTTCTGCTTGTCTTTAAGATCTTGCTTTATGAATTGGATGTTTTTTCGCGTTTTTTCATTTAGCTTAATCTTGTCCAGAAGAAGATCTGCGTAAGATTTGTTTTTTTTAAGCTCTTGAATAATCGCACTTTTGACTTCTTTGATTATGCCTGAGCGAATTTGTGTATTGCCCAGTTTATTTTTTGTTTGCGATTCAAAAATCGGCGAAGCAATTTTTATAGCAATACAGCCTACAATCCCTTCACGGATATCATTGCTTGTGAAATTCTTTCCAAAATACTCATTGATACCTTTAACAATCGCCTCTTTAAAAGCTGCGAGATGCGACCCCCCATCTATAGTTTCTTGACCGTTAACAAAAGAAAAATACCGCTCGGTATGCGTGTCTAAATGTGAAAATAAAAAGGACAACTCCGCATTGTGGAAAGCAAGAGGAGGGTAGAGCGTTTCCTCGGGGATTTCCTCTTTAAATAGATCAAGAAGACCTTGTTGTGAGACGAAGGCTTCATTATTATAAATGATCTCCAGGCCAGGGTGCAAGTAGGTGTAACGATGAATTTTTTTTCTTAAAAACTCATCATTGAAAGAAAAATTGGTGAAAATCGTTGGGTCTGGGGAAAAGGTGATTTCTGTTCCATCAGGGTCCTTTGTAGATCCCTGTCGCGAATCTTGCAAAATGCCTTTGTGAAATATGGCATAGTGGTATTTTTTCTTCCGGACAGAACGTACGGTAAATTTCTCTGAAAGAGCATTTACCGCTTTTAACCCAACACCATTTAATCCTACAGAAAAATGAAAGACATCTTGAGTATACTTTGCTCCCGTATTGATTTTCGAAACACATTCGATCATTTTCCCTAAGGGAATCCCTCGTCCAGAATCACGTACAGTTATGGTAGAGTCATCACTAAAAATGACAAGAGTCTTCCCATAACCCATGATGAATTCATCGATTGCGTTATCCACCACCTCTTTAAATAAGGTGTAGATACCATCTTCAACTTGAGAGCCGTCTCCTAATCTTCCTATATACATGCCTGCGCGTAGGCGGATGTGTTCTAAGGAGGCTAGAGAAACCACACTAGCTTCAGTATATGTTGCCATATTTTTCTATTCTTCTTGCTATATTCTAGAGGAAAAGAGTTGTGTTAGAATTCTTTTGCGTGATGTTTGTATGCTCATCACTGGCCATAACAGTGCGGCGAGTATTTCTCAATACTGGCATGGTATGCTATGCTATGCAACCCATAGAGATCTCAGCCCTTCTCTCAGAGAATTTGCCAGATTACGATATTTCTTTTTCTCAATCAAGATAGACATAATTTTAGATTAAAATTTATGCTTTTTATATTTTCGAATGATTTTTATAATTTAATCATTAAAAAAGATAGCATCTTGATGTTAGACGACAGTTTCTGCAATACTGTATTTGTTAGTTGATCAAAGTTAGTCAATCAAAAATAACACAAGAGAGAGCTCGACACTCCCTAGTTTGCCTCTTGCATTTACACTCATGCCATGTTTGTTTATTTTTCTGCTCTATCTAGTAAATACTGAGGAAGAGTAGATAAATAGATAGCATCTAATTTTGTCTTGGGCTATACACCTAGATTACTTTCGCTCTCCATTCTCTATTATTTTTCTCATGTTTAGAGGATAAGCGGAAAACTTATTGCAACGTGCTTATGGTTCTAGGAGTTGTTGGAATTAGCTATCGAGAGGCTGCTTTAAAAGAAAGGGAAGCAGTAATTAATATCTTGAAGGATTTTGAAGCTAATTC
Above is a genomic segment from Chlamydia abortus containing:
- a CDS encoding CT620/CT621 family type III secretion system effector: MDIINSYSVSANYKKLPILPCSDSIQKRHQLLESVFHYEKTEFERYVVQRLICILDQKADEKYRQLIDKLHKFEIEDRVIPKENRVSAVHRKPLSDLHAPIAVVATTSAVGSSDSLPTEDPFYNATKQQWAHNLLGEIKNVVDKIVGAVVRLAGKPTLLPRDGSVRSSIEKVEKEPEKPSQEELDKAALLKIQTEVQRLFDLGTNLTNADFESLYRLSKQIFDTVQTSTLFMGGQKTDFINELSAEYGNADQLAQVFADGRIEGLKDVLNVVKRKLTEEEYSIFSEVEKALASLQTSVHTYDQEKFDLIDQIGDELADTINASALSRNDKIDLCAQISYLYKDQVSAVDSFNVVVDATIFVNSHQEAIFDQISNLVSSLMGVFAPINLGQVTTEISSAAIAGALQAVRAINSRFNDLTDAQQKLVNDAFKTLTTFKAPSYIGAIWAYFVASTVLATNTTASMENIGAVIREAAKEMGSSKLDIASSIKTTMENIVSANGQFKPGNTDNGQEETYTIYSQQNGSGVKINAQLLNRGNVGFLPKITVAANAHAESTARAYFAFKGLAGVQIAQLQSKIDESRGQLKDYQALKAELYKDQLYAQSNELQAMALPSAVASVLIDRYMPKEVGFLNGIYDQLYYSNLGSSVGNAMIDVISEYVNAATYFNFASYVGQQPAVGQKGKDVFPGTADSARNKLETERKKAAAYLKSTQDAKIVLEEQVKRVTEDSKISNEQRTRIIDSLNNYRDNLNVISGSLVLLQNYLAPLGVSEGEVAGTFQVTGGEEQWQARLEILEDALVSGLSGNAISGGMFPLQATIQSDQQSYADMGQNYQLELQMHLTSMQQEWTVVATSLQVLNQMYLSLARSLMGNL
- the lptB gene encoding LPS export ABC transporter ATP-binding protein, which gives rise to MPILSVCNLVKKYNKKPVTNDVSFEVNAGEVVGLLGPNGAGKTTAFYLTVGLIRPDSGKIIFKNTDVTKRTMDYRARLGIGYLAQEPTVFKDLTVKENLICILEIIYKARKQQSHLLDTLIDDLQLASCINKKAGTLSGGERRRLEIACVLALNPSVLLLDEPFANVDPLVIQNVKYLIKILSSRGIGILITDHNAKELLSIADRCYLIIDGKIFFEGSSSQMIANPMVKQHYLGDSFSY
- a CDS encoding DUF1137 domain-containing protein, producing the protein MTKFLFYGLFCSLAILGIACTTIVAIIKVDSICDVSCMNKHFEKAPPFLKIKKLGVHKQITSPERQFFNCHVDKSCMELHFSDANYACQEALSKLSGHIHTQDLDKLMTFQGNGGLLNYQDCSLNIYDCRFHVDPIHPDPHAPEERAVGGMKTLSLSLLRK
- the kdsA gene encoding 3-deoxy-8-phosphooctulonate synthase — protein: MFSDKMILIAGPCVIEEEETTLEIAAKIQEIVAPYADHIHWIFKSSYDKANRSSIHSYRGPGLKEGLRILSKVKQTFGVEILTDVHSPEEARAAAEVCDILQIPAFLCRQTDLLVAAAETQAVINIKKGQFLSPWDMQGPVDKVLSTGNSKIILTERGCSFGYNNLVSDMRAIAVLSKMGFPVVFDGTHSVQLPGGLKTHSGGQTEFIPTLTRAALAAGAHGLFIETHTNPAIAKSDAASMLSLKAFEVLLPVWNQLYQCVRSFEMASV
- a CDS encoding KH domain-containing protein gives rise to the protein MKDFLSYIIKNLVDRPEEVHIKEVQGTHTIIYELTVAKPDIGKIIGKEGRTIKAIRTLLVSVASRNNVKVSLEIMEDK
- a CDS encoding RluA family pseudouridine synthase yields the protein MQSNTPLFFIVNETNRDRLDKFLVSQNPKYSRAFYQQHIVDQRVTINEQIQTKVSTQLVPGDTVSITIEEKEEPSELLPEAIPLEKIYEDEMILVINKPRDMVVHPAPGHTRGTVVHALLHEIGERLKQEFPEEPWRPGIIHRLDKDTSGLLITAKTRQAKMIYSELFATKQLKKSYLAICVGKPSASVIHTKLARHHTKRKEMAVSSTGKEAITRCEVLAYNGKFSLVLLHPETGRTHQLRVHMKHLSTPILGDPVYGSASANSCYGLDKQQLHAYSVNFIHPQTHKHLNLTTELPRDMKILIIKEFYNSKTVINKQLFESIIK
- a CDS encoding DNA gyrase subunit A; amino-acid sequence: MHDVSELFKTHFMHYASYVILERAIPHILDGLKPVQRRLLWTLFCMDDGKMHKVANIAGRTMALHPHGDAPIVEALVVLANKGYLIDMQGNFGNPLTGDPHAAARYIEARLSPLAKEILFNTDLMSFHDSYDGRDKEPDILPAKLPLLLLHGVEGIAVGMTTKIFPHNLCELIEAQIAILNNRAFTLLPDFYSGGVMDASEYQDGLGSITMRASIQTVDQKTLIIKEICPSTTTETLIRSIENAAKRGVIKIDSIQDFSTDQPHIEIKLPKGVYAKDIIEPLFQYTECQVVLTSRPTAIYNNKPVETSISEILKLHTEVLEGYLQKELEILQDELAQEHYYKSLEYIFIKYRLYDTVRANLSKLKNTVSQEDLHAAVLTALAPFLSSLPTIPSKQATGQLASLAIKKILCFNENRYTKDLAAIEKKQAAVNKDLSNMKKFTIKYLKGLSAKYGELGKRKTQVLSFSKQKKSILKQQTLV
- a CDS encoding DNA topoisomerase IV subunit B: MATYTEASVVSLASLEHIRLRAGMYIGRLGDGSQVEDGIYTLFKEVVDNAIDEFIMGYGKTLVIFSDDSTITVRDSGRGIPLGKMIECVSKINTGAKYTQDVFHFSVGLNGVGLKAVNALSEKFTVRSVRKKKYHYAIFHKGILQDSRQGSTKDPDGTEITFSPDPTIFTNFSFNDEFLRKKIHRYTYLHPGLEIIYNNEAFVSQQGLLDLFKEEIPEETLYPPLAFHNAELSFLFSHLDTHTERYFSFVNGQETIDGGSHLAAFKEAIVKGINEYFGKNFTSNDIREGIVGCIAIKIASPIFESQTKNKLGNTQIRSGIIKEVKSAIIQELKKNKSYADLLLDKIKLNEKTRKNIQFIKQDLKDKQKKLHYKIPQLRDCKFHYNERSLYGEASSIFVTEGESASASILSSRNPLTQAVFSLRGKPMNVFSLEEEKVYKNDELFYLATALGITKNSTQHLRYNKIILATDADVDGMHIRNLLITFFLKTFVSVVENHHLFILETPLFKVRYKDTTLYCYSDQEKTQAIQKLGKKEAHLEVTRFKGLGEISPKEFKTFIGADMRLTPVTISSSESLESLLQFYMGKNTKERKQFIMDNLITNV